Proteins from a single region of Carassius gibelio isolate Cgi1373 ecotype wild population from Czech Republic chromosome B15, carGib1.2-hapl.c, whole genome shotgun sequence:
- the LOC127972248 gene encoding integrin alpha-E, with protein MYRGLLFMIVIWSVSGFSIQITDDLFFGQTIIQLTDGVFVPSPKNGALFRCILKDECVEVNSDGEKPKGLRPVASVSSLTSEEEQHVMMCNQVRIKKSATEDLNGDCKPMNPSGRVGRKLNPLALVNSNNNNNHNQCRRIDEVKRRMRRDAQLDDTEEDEDEDDAGTEIAFVLDGSGSIEPDDFKRAKEFIYNVMNNVWKTCFDCNFAIVQYGTKIRTEISLLDNENEAKTLQKVKEIQQIYNTTKTASAIHHVLTDIFIPENGSNINSKKFIIVLSDGDILGDEMSLTDVLNMPQMKGITRYSIGVGDGILEKDKAIREMMEIADRGKFFNVSNYAALNDILSLLQQSLIGIEGTQQGAGFRFQLAETGFSSHITQDNSYLFGAVGAYDWSGGVFLQSGDTVQFLNDSNNGPKFSYLGYSVTSAKVKPSKTLYISGAPRYNLTGGVFIFNGSTKYVLQGDQVGSYFGSVLCALDIDRDKYTDYLLVGAPHFHRNGEEGKVLVYKLNQQDRFESVSSELKGDEGQTFARFGAAIASIGDIDGNKFNDVAVGAPLETDSSGSIYIYNGFKHGLIFSQKISPSDFGMKLVHFGLSVSGAPDKASNKAFIAVGSQGGVLIFETIPVIVIKPEITIIPDEIPLNQQKTEISSKFDIKYQICFKVVNENLKIDLPIKYQIALDSGVNKKRLTVDSRDLLEKSLTLKPDEECTTFINLKYLGCFDCFLPIEFKMNFSLDLHQNETPPRILDAFTTTEVVKEISFTKDCNSCKPNITLSHSKISETLIIIGETQSLSINFSLINTGDPSYKTTLTLTFPSILRQKKIEGATCPVKNDNQIQCNLQHPVFKREAQTNLFISWQLSYIKSDLKNAEIIANLTSQNNGLEILDFKIYSFAVKYSLPLQLTGSANPSRLSIEEGEEGKTQNMQFVYQFAGGNKYGATISVVVTITKDTFKTDLDIISVTPREECVFPENTKVEGSYVISCNMTAEKLQKIIINATVLIHDVQEKSNKITAVGTYSFDDTVCAAKDASRTIPVEVIITKLRVMTSIGPIIGGSIGGFLLLFIIIAILIKCGFFRRRRKLDQAQSPN; from the exons ATGTACAGAGGACTGCTATTTATGATTG TCATATGGAGTGTGAGCGGGTTCAGCATTCAAATAACTGATGATCTATTCTTTGGTCAAACCATTATTCAATTGACAGATGG AGTTTTTGTTCCTTCCCCCAAAAATGGAGCACTTTTCAGATGCATCTTAAAGGATGAATGCGTTGAAGTGAATTCTGATG GTGAAAAACCTAAAGGCCTGAGACCGGTAGCATCAGTATCTAGCCTGACATCAGAAGAGGAACAACATGTTATG ATGTGTAATCAAGTTCGCATAAAGAAGTCAGCAACTGAGGATTTGAACGGAGATTGTAAACCGATGAATCCCTCCGGAAGAGTTGGTAGAAAACTGAATCCTTTGGCATTAG tcaacagcaacaacaacaacaatcataaTCAATGCAGAAGGATTGATGAAG TTAAACGGAGGATGAGAAGAGATGCCCAGCTGGATGACACAGAggaagatgaggatgaggatg ATGCTGGGACAGAGATTGCTTTTGTGCTGGATGGCTCTGGTAGTATTGAACCTGATGACTTTAAGAGAGCCAAAGAATTCATCTACAATGTCATGAATAATGTTTGGAAAACATGTTTTGAT TGTAACTTTGCAATAGTGCAATATGGTACTAAGATCAGGACAGAGATCTCACTACTAGACAATGAAAATGAGGCCAAAACCTTGCAAAAGGTAAAAGAAATACAGCAAATTTACAATACCACGAAGACCGCCTCAGCCATCCATCATGTCCT CACAGATATTTTCATCCCTGAGAATGGATCAAATATAAACTCCAAAAAATTTATCATTGTATTGTCTGACGGAGACATTTTGGGAGACGAGATGAGTCTTACTGATGTTTTGAACATGCCACAAATGAAAGGCATCACTCGCTATTCCATAGGA GTTGGTGATGGCATTCTGGAAAAAGATAAAGCAATACGAGAGATGATGGAGATAGCAGACCGTGGCAAATTTTTCAATGTTTCCAATTATGCTGCATTAAATGATATTCTGTCATTACTGCAACAAAGTTTAATTGGAATTGAAG GCACTCAGCAAGGTGCAGGATTTCGGTTCCAGCTGGCTGAAACTGGATTCAGCTCCCATATCACGCAGGAC AATTCTTATCTTTTTGGAGCCGTTGGAGCCTATGACTGGAGTGGTGGAGTCTTTTTGCAATCTGGTGACACGGTGCAATTCTTGAATGACTCTAATAATGGACCCAAATTTTCCTATTTAG GTTACAGTGTCACTTCTGCTAAAGTAAAACCCAGTAAAACACTCTACATATCTGGTGCACCACGGTATAACTTGACTGGtggggtttttatttttaatggctcTACAAAGTATGTGCTCCAAGGAGATCAG GTTGGATCTTACTTTGGATCGGTTCTTTGTGCCTTGGACATTGATAGAGATAAATACACAGATTATCTTTTAGTTGGAGCACCACATTTTCATCGAAATGGAGAAGAAGGCAAAGTGCTAGTGTACAAACTGAATCAG CAGGACAGGTTTGAGAGTGTGTCCAGTGAGCTGAAGGGTGATGAAGGTCAGACCTTCGCCAGGTTTGGTGCAGCCATTGCCTCTATAGGAGACATTGATGGGAACAAGTTCAATGATGTAGCAGTTGGCGCTCCTCTAGAAACAGATTCCTCTGgaagcatttacatttacaatggaTTCAAACATGGACTTATTTTTTCACAA AAAATTTCACCCTCAGATTTTGGAATGAAACTTGTGCACTTTGGTCTGTCAGTAAGTGGTGCACCTGATAAAGCATCAAATAAGGCCTTCATCGCTGTTGGAAGTCAAGGGGGAGTGCTTATTTTTGA gactATCCCTGTTATTGTTATCAAACCAGAAATAACAATCATTCCAGATGAAATTCCTCTCAATCAACAGAAGACTGAAATATCCAGCAAGTTTGACATAAAGTACCAAATATGCTTTAAAGTGGTTAATGAAAATCTTAAAA TTGATCTTCCTATTAAGTACCAAATTGCCTTGGATTCTGGAGTAAACAAAAAGCGTCTCACTGTTGACAGCAGAGATCTCTTAGAAAAATCCTTAACCTTGAAACCAGATGAAGAGTGTACAACTTTTATCAACCTCAAATATTTG GgctgttttgattgttttttacCTATTGAATTTAAGATGAATTTTTCATTGGATCTACATCAAAATGAAACCCCTCCACGAATTCTTGATGCATTTACTACAACAGAGGTTGTAAAGGag ATTTCCTTTACAAAGGATTGCAATTCTTGTAAACCAAACATTACATTATCTCATTCAAAAATTAG TGAAACTTTGATCATAATCGGAGAAACTCAAAGCTTGAGTATCAATTTCAGTCTTATAAACACTGGAGACCCTTCCTATAAGACCACCCTGACTTTGACCTTCCCCAGCATACTGAGACAAAAG AAAATAGAAGGTGCCACCTGTCCTGTGAAGAATGACAATCAGATACAGTGTAATCTTCAACACCCTGTTTTCAAAAGAGAAGCACAG accaACCTTTTCATCTCATGGCAGCTCAGTTACAtcaaatcagatttgaagaaTGCTGAGATTATTGCTAATCTAACCAG TCAGAATAATGGCTTGGAAATTCtggactttaaaatatattcatttgctGTGAAGTATTCCCTACCACTCCAGCTAACTGG CTCCGCCAATCCAAGCAGACTTAGTATTGAAGAAGGAGAAGAAGGAAAGACTCAGAATATGCAGTTTGTATATCag TTTGCAGGTGGAAATAAGTATGGCGCTACAATCAGTGTAGTTGTAACTATAACAAAGGACACATTCAAAACTGATTTGGACATCATTAGTGTCACACCACGTGAG GAGTGTGTTTTTCCAGAAAATACTAAAGTGGAG GGATCCTATGTCATCAGCTGTAACATGACTGCAGAAAAGCTGCAGAAAATCATTATTAATGCCACTGTTTTGATACATGATGTTCAG GAGAAATCAAACAAGATCACTGCCGTAGGAACATACAGCTTTGATGATACTGTCTGTGCTGCGAAGGATGCTTCGAGGACCATTCCG GTGGAGGTGATAATTACGAAGCTGCGTGTGATGACATCTATAGGTCCCATCATTGGAGGATCCATAGGGGGGTTTCTGCTCCTTTTCATCATCATTGCCATTCTCATTAAG TGTGGCTTTTTCCGTCGCCGCCGTAAATTGGACCAAGCACAGAGTCCAAACTGA
- the LOC127972679 gene encoding cullin-5-like isoform X1 encodes MAMSNLLKNKGSLQFEDKWDLMRPIVLKLLRQESVTKQQWFDLFSDVHAVCLWDDKGPAKIHQALKEDILDFIKQAQARVLSHQDDTALLKAYIVEWRKFFTQCDILPKPFCQLEITLMGKQGSNKKSNVEDSIVRKLMLDTWNESIFSNIKNRLQDSAMKLVHAERLGEAFDSQLVIGVRESYVNLCSNPDDKLQIYRDNFEKAYLDSTERFYRTQAPSYLQQNGVQNYMKYADSKLREEEKRALRYLETRRECNSVQALMECCVNALVTSFKETILAECPGMIKRNETDKLHLMFSLMDKVPNGIEPMLKDLEEHIISAGLADMVATAETITTDSEKYVEQLLTLFNRFSKLVKEAFHDDPRFLTARDKAYKAVVNDATIFKLELPMKQKGFDVSKCRVGLKTQPESKCPELLANYCDMLLRKTPLSKKLTSEEIELKLKEVLLVLKYVQNKDVFMRYHKAHLTRRLILDISADSEIEENMVEWLREVGMPADYVNKLARMFQDIKVSEDLNQVFKEMHKHNKLALPADSVNIKILNAGAWSRSSEKVFVSLPTELEDLIPEVEDFYKKNHSGRKLHWHHLMSNGIITFKNEVGQYDLEVTTFQLAVLFAWNQRPREKISFENLKLATELPDAELRRTLWSLVAFPKLKRQVLSYDPQVSSPKDFTDSTLFFVNQEFSLIKNAKVQKRGKINLIGRLQLTTERMREEENEGIVQLRILRTQEAIIQIMKMRKKITNAQLQTELVEILKNMFLPQKKMIKEQIEWLIEHKYIKRDETDLNTFIYMA; translated from the exons ATGGCGATGTCTAATTTGTTAAAG AACAAGGGTTCCCTCCAGTTTGAGGACAAGTGGGATCTTATGCGCCCCATCGTCCTGAAGTTGCTTCGCCAAGAGTCTGTAACTAAGCAGCAGTGGTTTGATCTCTTCTC AGATGTTCATGCGGTTTGTCTATGGGATGACAAAGGACCTGCAAAGATCCACCAGGCCCTCAAAGAGGACATCTTAGACTTTATTAAACAAGCTCAAGCG CGAGTGCTCAGTCACCAAGATGACACGGCACTTCTCAAGGCTTACATCGTGGAGTGGAGGAAGTTCTTCACGCAGTGTGACATTCTGCCCAAGCCGTTCTGCCAGCTGGAGATCACCCTGATGGGCAAACAGGGCAGCAACAAGAAGTCCAATGTGGAGGACAGCATTGTTAGGAAG CTCATGCTGGACACCTGGAATGAATCCATATTCTCCAACATCAAGAACAGATTGCAGGATAGTGCCATGAAGTTAGTCCATGCTGAACGGCTGGGAGAAGCGTTCGACTCGCAGCTGGTCATCGGGGTCAGAGAGTCCTATG TGAACCTGTGCTCCAATCCTGATGATAAACTGCAGATCTACAGGGATAACTTTGAGAAAGCCTACCTAGACTCCACTGAGAGGTTCTACAGGACCCAGGCGCCGTCCTACCTGCAGCAGAACGGAGTTCAAAACTACATGAAATAT GCAGACTCTAAATTAAGAGAAGAGGAAAAACGCGCACTACGATATTTAGAGACAAGACGTGAATGTAACTCTGTACAAGCA ctTATGGAATGTTGTGTGAATGCACTGGTAACGTCATTTAAAGAAACTATCTTGGCTGAATGTCCTGGCATGATCAAACGCAATGAGACTGACA AGCTGCACCTCATGTTCTCTCTCATGGACAAAGTGCCCAATGGGATTGAACCCATGCTGAAAGACCTGGAGGAGCACATCATCAGCGCTGGACTGGCAGACATGGTGGCCACTGCCGAGACCATCACAACT GACTCTGAGAAGTACGTGGAGCAGCTCCTGACTCTCTTCAATCGATTTAGTAAATTAGTGAAAGAAGCGTTCCACGATGATCCTCGGTTCCTTACAGCCAGAGACAAA GCGTACAAAGCAGTTGTGAATGATGCCACAATATTTAAGTTGGAGCTGCCAATGAAACAGAAGGG GTTTGATGTTTCTAAATGCAGAGTGGGCCTAAAAACACAACCAGAGTCAAAGTGTCCGGAGCTGCTCGCAAACTATTGTGACATGCTGCTAAGGAAAACACCACTCAGTAAAAAGCTGACCTCAGAAGAGATCGAGCTCAAACTGAAGGAAGTG CTACTTGTGCTAAAATACGTCCAGAATAAGGATGTGTTCATGAGGTACCACAAAGCCCATTTGACCAGACGTCTGATCCTGGACATCTCAGCAGACAGTGAGATCGAGGAGAACATGGTTGAGTGGCTCAGG GAAGTTGGGATGCCTGCTGACTATGTGAACAAGCTAGCTAGGATGTTCCAGGACATCAAAGTGTCTGAAGATCTTAACCAGGTTTTCAAGGAAATGCACAAACACAACAAGCTCGCTTTACCAG CGGACTCTGTGAACATAAAGATCTTGAATGCTGGAGCTTGGTCACGCAGCTCAGAGAAAGTCTTTGTGTCTCTGCCCACCGAGCTGGAAGACCTCATTCCTGAGGTGGAAGACTTCTACAAGAAGAACCACAGCGGCCGCAAACTCCACTGGCACCACCTCATGTCCAATGGCATT ATCACGTTTAAGAATGAAGTAGGGCAGTACGACCTGGAGGTCACGACCTTTCAGCTTGCTGTACTTTTTGCCTGGAACCAAAGACCACGAGAGAAGATCAGCTTTGAGAATCTGAAACTTGCCACTGAGCTGCCTGATGCTGAACTGAGACGAACTCTCTGG tctctcGTTGCCTTCCCGAAGCTCAAACGCCAAGTGCTGTCATATGACCCTCAAGTGAGCTCTCCCAAAGACTTCACAGACAGTACATTGTTTTTCGTTAACCAGGAATTCTCCTTGAT AAAAAACGCCAAGGTTCAAAAGAGGGGGAAAATAAACCTAATTGGCCGATTGCAGCTGACGACAGAGCGAATGAGAGAAGAGGAGAATGAAGGGATCGTCCAGCTAAGAATATTAAGAACACAG GAGGCCATCATTCAGATAATGAAGATGCGTAAGAAGATCACAAATGCTCAGCTCCAGACCGAGCTGGTGGAGATCCTGAAGAACATGTTCCTCCCTCAGAAGAAAATGATCAAGGAACAGATCGAGTGGCTCATTGAGCACAAGTACATCAAGAGAGACGAGACGGACCTTAACACCTTCATCTACATGGCGTAA
- the LOC127972679 gene encoding cullin-5-like isoform X2: protein MAMSNLLKNKGSLQFEDKWDLMRPIVLKLLRQESVTKQQWFDLFSDVHAVCLWDDKGPAKIHQALKEDILDFIKQAQARVLSHQDDTALLKAYIVEWRKFFTQCDILPKPFCQLEITLMGKQGSNKKSNVEDSIVRKLMLDTWNESIFSNIKNRLQDSAMKLVHAERLGEAFDSQLVIGVRESYVNLCSNPDDKLQIYRDNFEKAYLDSTERFYRTQAPSYLQQNGVQNYMKYADSKLREEEKRALRYLETRRECNSVQALMECCVNALVTSFKETILAECPGMIKRNETDKLHLMFSLMDKVPNGIEPMLKDLEEHIISAGLADMVATAETITTDSEKYVEQLLTLFNRFSKLVKEAFHDDPRFLTARDKAYKAVVNDATIFKLELPMKQKGVGLKTQPESKCPELLANYCDMLLRKTPLSKKLTSEEIELKLKEVLLVLKYVQNKDVFMRYHKAHLTRRLILDISADSEIEENMVEWLREVGMPADYVNKLARMFQDIKVSEDLNQVFKEMHKHNKLALPADSVNIKILNAGAWSRSSEKVFVSLPTELEDLIPEVEDFYKKNHSGRKLHWHHLMSNGIITFKNEVGQYDLEVTTFQLAVLFAWNQRPREKISFENLKLATELPDAELRRTLWSLVAFPKLKRQVLSYDPQVSSPKDFTDSTLFFVNQEFSLIKNAKVQKRGKINLIGRLQLTTERMREEENEGIVQLRILRTQEAIIQIMKMRKKITNAQLQTELVEILKNMFLPQKKMIKEQIEWLIEHKYIKRDETDLNTFIYMA from the exons ATGGCGATGTCTAATTTGTTAAAG AACAAGGGTTCCCTCCAGTTTGAGGACAAGTGGGATCTTATGCGCCCCATCGTCCTGAAGTTGCTTCGCCAAGAGTCTGTAACTAAGCAGCAGTGGTTTGATCTCTTCTC AGATGTTCATGCGGTTTGTCTATGGGATGACAAAGGACCTGCAAAGATCCACCAGGCCCTCAAAGAGGACATCTTAGACTTTATTAAACAAGCTCAAGCG CGAGTGCTCAGTCACCAAGATGACACGGCACTTCTCAAGGCTTACATCGTGGAGTGGAGGAAGTTCTTCACGCAGTGTGACATTCTGCCCAAGCCGTTCTGCCAGCTGGAGATCACCCTGATGGGCAAACAGGGCAGCAACAAGAAGTCCAATGTGGAGGACAGCATTGTTAGGAAG CTCATGCTGGACACCTGGAATGAATCCATATTCTCCAACATCAAGAACAGATTGCAGGATAGTGCCATGAAGTTAGTCCATGCTGAACGGCTGGGAGAAGCGTTCGACTCGCAGCTGGTCATCGGGGTCAGAGAGTCCTATG TGAACCTGTGCTCCAATCCTGATGATAAACTGCAGATCTACAGGGATAACTTTGAGAAAGCCTACCTAGACTCCACTGAGAGGTTCTACAGGACCCAGGCGCCGTCCTACCTGCAGCAGAACGGAGTTCAAAACTACATGAAATAT GCAGACTCTAAATTAAGAGAAGAGGAAAAACGCGCACTACGATATTTAGAGACAAGACGTGAATGTAACTCTGTACAAGCA ctTATGGAATGTTGTGTGAATGCACTGGTAACGTCATTTAAAGAAACTATCTTGGCTGAATGTCCTGGCATGATCAAACGCAATGAGACTGACA AGCTGCACCTCATGTTCTCTCTCATGGACAAAGTGCCCAATGGGATTGAACCCATGCTGAAAGACCTGGAGGAGCACATCATCAGCGCTGGACTGGCAGACATGGTGGCCACTGCCGAGACCATCACAACT GACTCTGAGAAGTACGTGGAGCAGCTCCTGACTCTCTTCAATCGATTTAGTAAATTAGTGAAAGAAGCGTTCCACGATGATCCTCGGTTCCTTACAGCCAGAGACAAA GCGTACAAAGCAGTTGTGAATGATGCCACAATATTTAAGTTGGAGCTGCCAATGAAACAGAAGGG AGTGGGCCTAAAAACACAACCAGAGTCAAAGTGTCCGGAGCTGCTCGCAAACTATTGTGACATGCTGCTAAGGAAAACACCACTCAGTAAAAAGCTGACCTCAGAAGAGATCGAGCTCAAACTGAAGGAAGTG CTACTTGTGCTAAAATACGTCCAGAATAAGGATGTGTTCATGAGGTACCACAAAGCCCATTTGACCAGACGTCTGATCCTGGACATCTCAGCAGACAGTGAGATCGAGGAGAACATGGTTGAGTGGCTCAGG GAAGTTGGGATGCCTGCTGACTATGTGAACAAGCTAGCTAGGATGTTCCAGGACATCAAAGTGTCTGAAGATCTTAACCAGGTTTTCAAGGAAATGCACAAACACAACAAGCTCGCTTTACCAG CGGACTCTGTGAACATAAAGATCTTGAATGCTGGAGCTTGGTCACGCAGCTCAGAGAAAGTCTTTGTGTCTCTGCCCACCGAGCTGGAAGACCTCATTCCTGAGGTGGAAGACTTCTACAAGAAGAACCACAGCGGCCGCAAACTCCACTGGCACCACCTCATGTCCAATGGCATT ATCACGTTTAAGAATGAAGTAGGGCAGTACGACCTGGAGGTCACGACCTTTCAGCTTGCTGTACTTTTTGCCTGGAACCAAAGACCACGAGAGAAGATCAGCTTTGAGAATCTGAAACTTGCCACTGAGCTGCCTGATGCTGAACTGAGACGAACTCTCTGG tctctcGTTGCCTTCCCGAAGCTCAAACGCCAAGTGCTGTCATATGACCCTCAAGTGAGCTCTCCCAAAGACTTCACAGACAGTACATTGTTTTTCGTTAACCAGGAATTCTCCTTGAT AAAAAACGCCAAGGTTCAAAAGAGGGGGAAAATAAACCTAATTGGCCGATTGCAGCTGACGACAGAGCGAATGAGAGAAGAGGAGAATGAAGGGATCGTCCAGCTAAGAATATTAAGAACACAG GAGGCCATCATTCAGATAATGAAGATGCGTAAGAAGATCACAAATGCTCAGCTCCAGACCGAGCTGGTGGAGATCCTGAAGAACATGTTCCTCCCTCAGAAGAAAATGATCAAGGAACAGATCGAGTGGCTCATTGAGCACAAGTACATCAAGAGAGACGAGACGGACCTTAACACCTTCATCTACATGGCGTAA